The following DNA comes from Babylonia areolata isolate BAREFJ2019XMU chromosome 31, ASM4173473v1, whole genome shotgun sequence.
TCAAACAACAAACTATCAAATGACGATCCCTCACAAAACCAGCACCCCGGATCACCACTAACCTCCTGCTTGGTGCGTTCCTGTTCCTGCAGTTTCCTCTGCACGGAACTGATGCCCATGTGGACGGCACTCTGTGGGGACAGGCGACGACTGTTCAGCGACCCCTGACTCTGGGAGCTGTGAACACTGGAGAAGCTGTCCTCGCGGGAGAACATGCGGGAGGAGCTGCTGCTCCCAGAGTTCCCAGCATGCACTGGGGTGCTGGTTTTGGCGATGACAGAATCGGTGGCCGTGCGCCGGAGCTGCTCGGCGTGCTGTCTCTGCAGACAGCCAAAGTCCATGCTGTGAGACAGGTGGTAGGGCCGCAGTCCCAAGTTCCGCTGCTCTCCGCTGGCGGAGGAGGAATCACAGTAAGAGTTGGTGCGCTCGGGGCGAGGGGGGATGAGTGGGGGGGTGTCTGCGTCCTCGCCCGACTTGGTCAACAGTTTGTCCGGCCGGGGGGGCACTTCAGGGGGAGAGCCGTGCGAGTTGGACCGCGCCACGCGGGGGCTGTTCTCCGCCGGCTGTGCGGAGGAACCTTGGGACCCCAGGGAGAAGTGAACCCCCCCGGCCAGAACCTGACCCCcggctcctcctcccccctcctgtgGCTGGGCCTTGTCCGGTCTGGAGGGGAGGTAAGAGTGTTCGTTGAGTGACTCGTTGCTGCCACTGGAGCTGGACAGCTGAGACAGTTTCCTGAGGGGGTCGATGGAGGGGGCTGACTTGGCGCGCTCCGTCTTGACGGGGCTGCCCTGCTGCAGACTTTTAGAATCCTCCCCGCTGGACAGGGAGCTGCAGCTGtcctccttccccacaccccctcctcctccctcccccctgggACACGccggctgggggtggtggtggtgggggtggtgctggcggtggaggggtgtgtggtggtggcggtggtgttggtgcgACAGCTGCTGGTGTCGGTACAGGGGGTTGGAGAAGGACAGGGGCTGCATGGGGTACTGGATGACCGGGGACCTCGTCACCTCCCTCGTCGttgtccccccctccacccccactcctccctgctgctgctgtgcctCCACGGGGCTGCTGCTCTGGCTGTAACCGAAGGACTGGTATCCAGAGGAGGCGACGGTGGACAGCTGGCTGATGGACACCTGGGAGCCGTTGGTGGGGCACTCCTCCAGGGAGGAGTTCTGCCCCCCTTCGTCGTCCATGAAGGGGATCAGGTCGATGTAGTCTCCGTTCACGTTGCCGCTGTCCGCCGCACTCACCATCTGGCTCCATGTCTCCTTCACGCTGTCCTGGTTGAAAGAGCGCTGAAGGCTGACCGACAcgtcacccacctcacccccacgcccccctccaccaccaccacccacaccgtaCACCGAGGAGCTCAtggaggaagtggtggaggagtAAAGGGCAGAGAACTCGTCCACGTCCTGACCTTTCTGCGAGGCCagcagcagggagggaggggccgaCTCTGTCTCCCTCGACTCGTCCCTCAGGGCGCGGGCTGCGAAAGCCTGGAGGTCCTCCTCAGACTCCCCGCACTGCCGCAGCATGTCGCGCAAGGCCTCGGTCGGGGAGGTGTCCAGGAAGGGGGCGCTGCGCGTCACGTGGATGGGCGTGTGGGTGTTGGCGTGAGGGGGAtgcggggtggaggagaagggcagggtgggggtggtgggcatGTTGTCGTAGAAGATCTGGCTCTGGCGGCTGGGCTGGGTCTGTCCCACGGAGGGGTCGTCCAGGGCCTGGGAGATGGCCGTCAGGATGGTCTGCAGGCCGCTCAGCTTCTCCTGGGTCCCCTGGggggtacatgcacacacacagtgctgccgTCATCATCATGTGGTGTTATGTTGTGCCAGTTATTGACTGATTgaaatggacacttatatagcgcctatctttggtcggagaccaagctctaagcgctttacaaacacggagtcatttacacagcaggctgcctacctggatagagccgactgatggctgccactgggcgctcatcatttgtttcctgtgtcattcaatcagatttcaggcacgcacacatacacgctcagacagacatgtaacattttacgtgtatgactgttttgtttatttaccccgccatgtaggcagccatactccgttttcgaggatgtgcatgctgggtatgtttctgtttccataacccaccgaacgctgacatggattacaggatctttaatgtgcatatttgatctgtgtctgcgtacacacgaaggggattcaggcactagcaggtctgcatatgttgacctgggagactggaaaaatctctgCCATTTacacaccaggtgccgtcaccgacattcgaacccgggaccctcagatttaaagttcaacgctttaaccactcagctattgcgcccatcatgtgGAGTTATGTTGTGCTAGTTATGTGAAGTTATGTTCTGCCAAATTTCGAAGTTATATTGTTGTGCCAGTTATGTCAAGTTACATTGTACCAGTTATGTGAATTAGTGTCAATTATGCTAATTTATACAGAGTCAATAACATGAATTCATATAGTGTCGATTATGTTAAGTTATATAGCATCAATTTTGTGAATGTATACAGTGTTAATTATAATAATTAATATAGCTTCAATAATGTGAATTAGTGTCAATTATGTGAATTTGTAGAGTCAATTATGTGAATGTATATAATGTCAATTATGTGAATTTATGTAGAGACAATTAGGTGAATTCATTAAGTGTCAATGATATAAATCTATATAGTGTCAATTATTTGGAATCTATATCAAGTCAAATATGTAAATTTATATGGCCCCATCACTGTGAATTCATCACACCAGAAATGTGGATCTATATATGGCCAATAACATTAATCTATCTGTCTGCGCAAAGTTTCAATTTAATATTGTGTCAATAATGTCAATCTATACTGCACCAATAATGTGAATTCATGTACTGCCAATAACTTGAAATTCACACTGCGCTAATTTTGTGAATTTATACTGCACAAATAATACGAATATCTATAGTGTCAGATTTCTACACTGGCTTTGAGGCCCTTCATAAAAACagatatttctgcttttgtgctgtcacgaatcaactaatgtaattctcttctcacaggctgcTCACAAAATCTTTCTTCAGCAAATTGAAAAACTTCAAAActatgctgcccgtctgactctcagagtcccacgtactgatcacatttctccccacttcCGTACTGTACACTGGCTCTctattgaagcgagaattaaatacaaagttgcgtgtctctgctctTCTGCTTTCCACACTGCAGAACCTACATATCTTTCAAGAACCCTCtgttcttcctctgactgttaccttctgaaacttccttgtgtcaatatAAGAACttatggtgaacattctttcctctttgctgctcctcacatctggaacaacttcCTGATCATATccctgcatctgattctatctctacctttttctctcttcactaaaaactcatctttttaaaacctctCTGTAAgcgctctcagcttccttcttctccaacaccatgatagctcactttggatgcatgacgaatgagagaatgagagtgggggtggggtggggagtgggagcaggtgaagggaggggttttgagaaagagtggtcatgaatgataaatgtaatttgtaactttttctttaatgtaaagcaccctgagctcttagagagaaaaagTATTACATAAacgtgcattcttcttcttcttcttataaacAGGAACACACATAGCTCTCACAAGTGGTTGCATGGGCCAAAACTTCAAAACCAGCACTGACCTGTGGAGCTCTAGGGATGAAGTCCAGGAGGACTGTGTGCAGCAGAGACAGCTCCCTGCCCAGGTCCACGTCACCATCATACTGCAGGAACTGGTTGCCACTTTCCTCACTCTGAAACAACacaaacttaataataataataaccaaaataataatgatgtacatttgtatagtgcTTACCCTGCAGCACTAAGCGGCTTTAACAATAAACCTATTATGAATAAGAAACAGGAACATAatcaaaatacatgaaaaaaacaactattagACACAGATCAACACTCtacgttataaatgtattcacaaatcagtaaagaaagaaacacacacacacacacacacacaagataataaTATTCTCACAGATATTTTTCTCaggaaggtcttcatgttggcagCCTCTGTCTCAATGAAGCCGTTCATGAACGTCATGAATTCCTCCTTGGCCCCAAACCTGGCAGACATGAAAAAAGTTCATTAAAaactgacacccacccaccaacacagacATGGATATGACTTTTCAGACTGAACAATCATCAATGTTACTGTTATAGACAGGGATTATTGGCCCCAAACTCGGTCGTCTCATAATGGAATGATACCTGCATGTTTCTtgcacagtaataatgataatgtgtatatctatatatctcttaCCCTGCCGGCTGTAATCATGTTTACCAATACTTGAACAAGATGAatataataaacaacaacaaaggaattgCAAAAACTCACCAAAAATGTTATTTTtcaaacagtgtaacatcactcacaacataCACACCTGTCAAATcagagtaagtgaaagtgtgaaaGTCAGGTCTGTTTTAAAACATAAAacgtaaatgtacacacacaaaaataaacacacatccTAAAACTAAGACGAACACAGCTGAATTCAAACACACTGAAATCCTATGAAACAACAGAATACTTTTCAGTAAACCTATCCTTTCATGGCATTACGGCAACAAGGAAGTGAAAGCCCTGACAGAAGTataggaaaaaaaatactgatgccattccattttttttttcaacctcacAAAAAACAGAATATCACAACTGAATCACACTTTGCTGTTGTCATTacaattatctcccttccttcacaCACTTCACAGTGTGTACACAGGAATTTGCTATTATTGTTCTCCTCCATAAATGTACTTTGATATTCGTTAtctttggtgtgtgcgtgtgtgtgtgtgtgtgtgtgtgaacttcccTCACTCCACATAGTCCTTACAAAATGGCCATGTCTCTTACCATATAGACCAGCACAACCAACgcagcacacactgacaaaaaaccGCTGCTATACCTATCATAACAGATAGTTCCTTACTTGGTGAAGTTGGCCAGAGTCTGAATGGTCTTGGCAATCAGGGTCAGGTTTCTGGCTGCACGCTCCTCAGGGTACTCTGCAAAGTCACATATAAAATCATTCTAATTCATCTATTCATAATCTTTTTGTTGCTTATAaacccagccaaccacacagggctaAACATACATCAGGGTGCTGAAAAACACCACAGAGGAGACTTTTCATGACTAGAAAAATGCTTTCTTTGAATCTTCAACTGAAcagagatatgatgatgatgatgaagaagaagaagaccaaagagaatgaagaagaagaaggagagagagagagagagagagagagagagagagagagagagagagagagagagagaataacagactgagagagagaaaaacagagagacacagagggagagagagaataacacagactgacagacagagacaaaaagagagatggtataacagatagagagatagagatagataaagagagagagacagaatgaatgaatgttttattgctttCAGACCaaaggcatcattgcattgggatgctgggaagggagagagagagggagagacagagaaagagaataacacagactgagaaagagagacagagagagagagagatggatggatggatggatggatggtttattcatataaggccattgacCCTCATGAACGAGGTAAACAATGTACAACaaatatagtatctgcatttgactaataatcataatcttaatcctaatgagttcagcaatcagagagagagagagagagagagagagagagagatttggtgacacatggacacacacacatggacagccaGAGGGTGGCCCCACCTTGCGTCAGGTTGAAGAGACTGGGCGACAGGATGGCGGGACAGAGGAAGCGGAGGAAGATGGAAGCACTGATCAGGTTGTCGCTGAagtcttccttccctttctcgcGGCAGTGCTCACGGAAGTTGGTGAACACCTCACGCAGCTCACTGGCACAATGaatgaacaacaaacaattatttttccagggtattgagatgagcacaataacaagaattttttttttacccccagccCCAGGGTTCCAAAATAACAgaaaaatgacaagaaaaaaaaagagaggaaagtgaaatatgaagaaaagaggaagagagggggtgtggatggtgagagtgaaaaagaagagagagagagagcgagacaaagagagagaatcaatttGACCAAAAGCCATAAATCTGAACTCCTGCATTGCACTGGAGCAGTTCTTAGGCCATCAAGCGATTTCTTACACTTGGCTCCAGGACAACTAAACATTATATGGAAATTTACAGCCATGAACAATCAGGGaagtgatttcacacacacacacacacaccacacacacactctgagaaaatctgttgtgacaaaaagaaatacaacacacacacacacccacacacacgcaatctgATAAAAATACGTTtccataaaaagaaatacaatacacagacacagatgcgacaaaaagaaataaaatacacagacactgacacagacacaatctacgaaaaatatgttgtgacaaaaagaatttcagtacacagacacacaaaatgtCAACCCCTGGCCACTAACTTggggaagtagaagaagacacacacacacacacacacacacacacaatcagccagCCCTTGCCCACTAACTTGGGGAAGtagcagaagacacacacacacacacacacacaatcagccagCCGCTGCCCACTGACTTGGGGAAGTAGCAGTAGGAGTTGATGATCTTGACCCAGGCCATGTTGGCGTACATGACCAGGTTGGACTGGTGGCACTGCAGGGTGGCGGGGTTGTTCACCTTCTTGGGGTCCACCTCGCAGTCGTCCTCGCTCTTCACTAGGATCTTCACAAAGTCCCCTAGCGTGTCACGCAGGTACTGAAACACAACACCCATGTCTTGGGCTTACGATGTGGGTCAGCAAGGTGCTGGACTTCTATtgtggtgttcaccagtgatcagggtttgaggcctgtttcagcatggtgttgtgtccttcggAAAGAAGCTTTACTTCCATTTTCCTCTCTCTACCCGGGTCTGATTGTGTACTGGACTTCAGAagaggaaggttaaaatggcagaagAAGAGGATTGGACTCCATCTTTCTATGcggagccctagacactgtggatatgaatataCTGCCCTGATGCCCAGAAAAGGCTTTGGGGACCTTTCACCTTATGTTCCCTAAGTATGTGAGTAGGTTTGGCCATAGGGGCAGGAAATGCCAGTGAGAGTAAGTGGGAGTgcatgtgagaatgtgtgtgtgtgtgtacctgtatgtgtgcgcatgtgtatgcatgtgtgtgtaagcaaataaactctgtgtgtgtgtgtgtatgtgtgtttgtgtgtgtggtgcacatgtgcctgtgtgcgtgcgtgtgtacattgcTTTCCTGCATTCTCTAAATGGAATTATTTTTGCATTACTCATCCCCAGTCCCTCCCAgtacacatgcacgtgtgtgcataaaaactctcacacacacacacactgagggttcCTTCACAGCAGTCTAAGTGCCCAAAAGTTCACAGGCAGCTATCGATTTCACAATGCCTGGAGCTCATCTGCATACAGCACCGTTAGTCATGACACAgaaaaaatgtaaaagaaaaagagaagatgaaaaaaaaaacaatgaaaaaaaacccaaagagctCAGCCTGGGTGTATGACAAAGCAAATACTGTCGTCTGTAGGAGGCTCAGTAAGCggtgtcccaagtacgttaaatcacAACAGAGCGCTAcggaacaccaccaaagtgactgaacagcagtgctgggtcttctctggtgtgtgcccTCCACTTGGTCTAACATcaataactgatgatgatgatatggatagttatacaGTGCCTATCATCAGTCAGATACCAAACTCTAAGCATCTTACAAACAAGGAATCCTTTGCTTAACAGGGTGCCTACTGGAGCAGTTCTATGTGGACacatgaacccgggtgtggctgaaaattggggactcagaatgagcagtgtgggagttatgccactgaaagggtgcaatgatgggacagcaaaagaataaacaaacaaaaaataccctcCTCCCTTTTAGTTATGCCACTGAaagggtgcagatgatgggacagcaaaagaataaacaaacaaaaaataccctcTTCCCTTTTAGTTATGCCACTGAAAGGGTgcaatgatgggacagcaaaagaataaacaaacaaaaaataccctcTTCCCTTTTAGTTATGCCACTGAaagggtgcagatgatgggacagcaaaagaataaacaaacaaaaaataccctcTTCCCTTTTAGTTATGCCACTGAAAGGGTgcaatgatgggacagcaaaagaataaacaaacaaaaaataccctcTTCCCTTTTAGTTATGCCACTGAAAGGGTgcaatgatgggacagcaaaagaataaacaaacaaaaaataccctcTTCCCTTTTAGTTATGCCACTGAAAGGGTgcaatgatgggacagcaaaagaataaacaaacaaaaaataccctcTTCCCTTTTAGTTATGCCACTGAaagggtgcagatgatgggacagcaaaagaataaacaaacaaaaaataccctcTTCCCTTTTAGTTATGCCACTGAAAGGGTgcaatgatgggacagcaaaagaataaacaaacaaaaaataccctcTTCCCTTTTAGTTATGCCACTGAAAGGGTgcaatgatgggacagcaaaagaataaacaaacaaaaaatcccccccaatcccccctcaaccccacaaacaaaaaccacagagCTTACCCTTCTTCCCACCAGCTTCATGTAAGCTTCCATGGCTTTGGTTGCGATGCTGTTTCCACGGAAAGTAAGATGCTCATTGTCTGGAaattacacataaaaaaaaaattaagttatgATATTTTgcaatatattttgttgttgtgatggaacACATTACTGATGAGAGACAGCATACTGCCTATGACATTCATGTTGGTTGTCAGAATGTTTCTGTTGattaagttttgtgtgtgtgtgtgtgtgtgtatgtgtgtgtgtgtgtgtgtgtgtgtgtgtacacatgtgttgtgatgggatgtgtgtgtgtgtgtgtgtgtgtgtgtgtgtacacatgtgttgtgacggtgtgtgcgtgtgtgtgtgtgtgtgcacgcgcgtgcacgattgtgattgtgattgtaattgtgtgtgtgtgtgtatgtacgtgagtgtgtgcatgcacacatgttgtggggtggagtgtgtgtgtgtgtgtgtgtgtgcatgtacgaaTATGTataggaggggggaagagagagagagacagcgacagagacagagagtgagagagagagagagtgtgtttacagtgcatgtgtgagtgtgagagagagggacagaagtagaagagagaagacaaagcaaagaaagaagagacgCAAGGCACTGACCGAGGCGGCCGATCTCTGACATGGCGATGTCACACAGGAAGGCCTTGGCCTTGCCCAGCTTGTGCATGGCATGGACCAGGCTGGTggccacctcctccttctcccgcaCTGACATCTGGGGCTCCAGCACCTCACACAGCTGTTGGTACTCCCCTGTCAGGTActgcataacacaacacacacacaacattacactGAATTGTTTCCTTACTATGATGACCGAAATATACAGCAATTAAAAGGGGACCTAAGTCATATTAAGGTGCagaagtttttttcttcttcttctcgttcaccagatggacaccccagtctccatgatgaaggcagctgtaggTCCTTCAAGCTTCCAGGGCACagggttttcatttcttttattttcacttGGATCTTAGAAatgttttcttacctgaatgttttccttttaatgatgactgatgtgtgtatgtgtgttccacTCTTTTCTGTAAATATGTTTTGAACAGTTgtccttgtttttttcccctgtccctGCTACTGTATtacagagatttgtgtgtgtgtgtgtgtgtgtgtgtgtgtgtgtgtgtgtgtgtgttaattagtgCATGCATCCCCAtgggtgtcagtttgtgtgtttgatgatttgtgtgtgtgggtgtgtgtgcttgtgtttatacgcacatgtacatgcacaatgCGTTTCTTCAGACAGAACTGCCCTTTTTATGCCATGTACCACCacggttattatcatcattatcgtcatccctATCATTACTATGACTGCGACACCTCCAATGAGAACAGGctgtgtcagtgatgatgatgatgccttcAATCAACCTTCACACCATGGTAAAATCCTggcattgtcatcattatcgtcattgctATCATTCTCATAACTGTGACAAGCAGTGtcagtgattatgatggtgatgatgatgtcttgaAGCGACCTTCACCTTGGTAAAGTCCTGGTAGAGCTCCATGGGCAGGATGTGCACAGTCTGGTGCCGGACCTTCATGCGGATCagaggctgctctcccttggcgTCCTTCCCCGTCTTCCCCACCGTGCCAAAGCTGGCAGTGAACctggaacaacacacagcaatgtGAGCCCGGAAAGTCTGTGGCTGGGGACCAGGAACCAGTTGCACTACCCGGActgaagagcccagtatggtcgtaacccgctactaactgtgtgtagtatggaactgaccaatggcgtagttcagtcgACATAGAcatttagtcacatgtaactgtcaaaaagttagaaccaagcaatgcaactggctgcagGGGCTGCTTAACGTGAGTGCATGGAATTTGTTTTTGATATCaggggaaaagaaaagtaagTGAGTGGGAAGTCAGCATAGTTATCTCATTTGACTTGGGAACAGTACATTACCACAGTCCACTCTAGTGATGGAGGCACTGGATTAATAATACGAAagcaaagttatatatatatatatatatatatatatatatatatacacacacacacacacacacacatatatatatatatatatatatatatatatatatataatataaaaaaagagaaaaaaagacacacacacaaaaaaaaaaaaatcaaaaaaaaatcaaccattcACCTGCTCCCCAGTTCTTTTTTTACTTGCAAAAAATTGAATCAATTAAAAAACCATATAAGCAattttgtaaaacacacacacacaccactgctaaTATATAACttcctgttgggtttttttttttggggggggggggggggggggcaagggctGTCCACTACTTGCCTAGTTTTAGTGCTGTCAAAGTCCTTCTTTCTGCACTAATTTCTCGTCATTTatcagagagaagagacagacagagagagacagagacagacagacagacatatcaa
Coding sequences within:
- the LOC143276119 gene encoding uncharacterized protein LOC143276119 isoform X3 codes for the protein MEYPVVVDEGGGGGDADEEENLPLRVEGWLQVWEVDEAERKDLFADGNVPVPDWEPSFCVLLEDMGKFTFHGSEEIAAERMGHKPRQRLRLDGGRAEFDKRWGYVTLASITETALHPDPLHPPPPPPQHQQQQLQHHQQQQQQSRQLLDVPSIVDKQPQVEQQQQQEHHHHHHHHHHQLRPPHQHQQHEGKPQTEQDPDSDASAESFFKTRTLQVRNESLPDLSRSLDFESAKGQLFLRKLLLNSSLEKVSGSGEERRSSLPLVGSSDDEGGGGGLMESSTTSATSRLANFFSKKGFRSNLKRTKSVTKLDRKRSGSNASEHETSLISSRIRTSRSHESLLSNPSAMQAVDITGRDTEVKAVHHSILRQDHCFHVNTSQGCKYISCRTAEERDQWLASLRRTRRPNQDHVRRSDSSLKLWIVEAKNVQPKKRYFCQIVLDRESVAHTSCKMMSDMLFWGEHFEFKDLPAVKTITVNMYREADKKKKKDRNVFVCYVNLPVAEISNKQYVEKWFTASFGTVGKTGKDAKGEQPLIRMKVRHQTVHILPMELYQDFTKYLTGEYQQLCEVLEPQMSVREKEEVATSLVHAMHKLGKAKAFLCDIAMSEIGRLDNEHLTFRGNSIATKAMEAYMKLVGRRYLRDTLGDFVKILVKSEDDCEVDPKKVNNPATLQCHQSNLVMYANMAWVKIINSYCYFPNELREVFTNFREHCREKGKEDFSDNLISASIFLRFLCPAILSPSLFNLTQEYPEERAARNLTLIAKTIQTLANFTKFGAKEEFMTFMNGFIETEAANMKTFLRKISSEESGNQFLQYDGDVDLGRELSLLHTVLLDFIPRAPQGTQEKLSGLQTILTAISQALDDPSVGQTQPSRQSQIFYDNMPTTPTLPFSSTPHPPHANTHTPIHVTRSAPFLDTSPTEALRDMLRQCGESEEDLQAFAARALRDESRETESAPPSLLLASQKGQDVDEFSALYSSTTSSMSSSVYGVGGGGGGGRGGEVGDVSVSLQRSFNQDSVKETWSQMVSAADSGNVNGDYIDLIPFMDDEGGQNSSLEECPTNGSQVSISQLSTVASSGYQSFGYSQSSSPVEAQQQQGGVGVEGGTTTREVTRSPVIQYPMQPLSFSNPLYRHQQLSHQHHRHHHTPLHRQHHPHHHHPQPACPRGEGGGGGVGKEDSCSSLSSGEDSKSLQQGSPVKTERAKSAPSIDPLRKLSQLSSSSGSNESLNEHSYLPSRPDKAQPQEGGGGAGGQVLAGGVHFSLGSQGSSAQPAENSPRVARSNSHGSPPEVPPRPDKLLTKSGEDADTPPLIPPRPERTNSYCDSSSASGEQRNLGLRPYHLSHSMDFGCLQRQHAEQLRRTATDSVIAKTSTPVHAGNSGSSSSSRMFSREDSFSSVHSSQSQGSLNSRRLSPQSAVHMGISSVQRKLQEQERTKQEYENEVHVLRQQLMEAQVRLQSAEMRLMEHEVDTHQLMEDWQSRLAESEQRIRQQQAEKDGQMKSIIERLVTIEEELRKEQAEMQKVVHEKQKVIEIQEQRLRTLDSANAKLLQALAELKEHANSNNMANTATDNSNNNSATLDGRQPAPTAASRNGITGPVRPKLNSADFSGLKSSTC
- the LOC143276119 gene encoding uncharacterized protein LOC143276119 isoform X2; the encoded protein is MEYPVVVDEGGGGGDADEEENLPLRVEGWLQVWEVDEAERKDLFADGNVPVPDWEPSFCVLLEDMGKFTFHGSEEIAAERMGHKPRQRLRLDGGRAEFDKRWGYVTLASITETALHPDPLHPPPPPPQHQQQQLQHHQQQQQQSRQLLDVPSIVDKQPQVEQQQQQEHHHHHHHHHHQLRPPHQHQQHEGKPQTEQDPDSDASAESFFKTRTLQVRNESLPDLSRSLDFESAKGQLFLRKLLLNSSLEKVSGSGEERRSSLPLVGSSDDEGGGGGLMESSTTSATSRLANFFSKKGFRSNLKRTKSVTKLDRKRSGSNASEHETSLVGSLKRTMSLGRLTRKRNKHPSSSSSSTTQPEEHSLSLISSRIRTSRSHESLLSNPSAMQAVDITGRDTEVKAVHHSILRQDHCFHVNTSQGCKYISCRTAEERDQWLASLRRTRRPNQDHVRRSDSSLKLWIVEAKNVQPKKRYFCQIVLDRESVAHTSCKMMSDMLFWGEHFEFKDLPAVKTITVNMYREADKKKKKDRNVFVCYVNLPVAEISNKQYVEKWFTASFGTVGKTGKDAKGEQPLIRMKVRHQTVHILPMELYQDFTKYLTGEYQQLCEVLEPQMSVREKEEVATSLVHAMHKLGKAKAFLCDIAMSEIGRLDNEHLTFRGNSIATKAMEAYMKLVGRRYLRDTLGDFVKILVKSEDDCEVDPKKVNNPATLQCHQSNLVMYANMAWVKIINSYCYFPNELREVFTNFREHCREKGKEDFSDNLISASIFLRFLCPAILSPSLFNLTQEYPEERAARNLTLIAKTIQTLANFTKFGAKEEFMTFMNGFIETEAANMKTFLRKISSEESGNQFLQYDGDVDLGRELSLLHTVLLDFIPRAPQGTQEKLSGLQTILTAISQALDDPSVGQTQPSRQSQIFYDNMPTTPTLPFSSTPHPPHANTHTPIHVTRSAPFLDTSPTEALRDMLRQCGESEEDLQAFAARALRDESRETESAPPSLLLASQKGQDVDEFSALYSSTTSSMSSSVYGVGGGGGGGRGGEVGDVSVSLQRSFNQDSVKETWSQMVSAADSGNVNGDYIDLIPFMDDEGGQNSSLEECPTNGSQVSISQLSTVASSGYQSFGYSQSSSPVEAQQQQGGVGVEGGTTTREVTRSPVIQYPMQPLSFSNPLYRHQQLSHQHHRHHHTPLHRQHHPHHHHPQPACPRGEGGGGGVGKEDSCSSLSSGEDSKSLQQGSPVKTERAKSAPSIDPLRKLSQLSSSSGSNESLNEHSYLPSRPDKAQPQEGGGGAGGQVLAGGVHFSLGSQGSSAQPAENSPRVARSNSHGSPPEVPPRPDKLLTKSGEDADTPPLIPPRPERTNSYCDSSSASGEQRNLGLRPYHLSHSMDFGCLQRQHAEQLRRTATDSVIAKTSTPVHAGNSGSSSSSRMFSREDSFSSVHSSQSQGSLNSRRLSPQSAVHMGISSVQRKLQEQERTKQEYENEVHVLRQQLMEAQVRLQSAEMRLMEHEVDTHQLMEDWQSRLAESEQRIRQQQAEKDGQMKSIIERLVTIEEELRKEQAEMQKVVHEKQKVIEIQEQRLRTLDSANAKLLQALAELKEHANSNNMANTATDNSNNNSATLDGRQPAPTAASRNGITGPVRPKLNSADFSGLKSSTC